The genomic interval CCATGCGGCGATGGTCGCCCCGGCAAACACGAATGGCGCCAACTCCGCCGGATCGCCCCATAAGGTCCACTTGCCCGAACTGGGTGGGTCATCGCGCAACTCCCATAGGAGCAGCTCGGTTACTCGCCCGGCTCCGCCGTACCCAAGCCACCTGCAATCGAGGACTATCCTCGACTCCTCGAAGGGTTCGCCCGGACTTCCCCGCGAAGGCGCCGCACGGGAAGGATTGCCGGCAGTCGCCTCGGCGTGACTGGAGCGAGGGGCCGTCAATCGTGGCCTCGCAGATCAGCCGTTCCTGATTCGGCCTTGGGCTCAATGTGATCGCCAGCCGCTGATACCGGCCTGAAAGCGTGTAGCGCCGCGCTCGCCAGCCACTCCTGGAGCGTCCCGGCAGCCGCGTCCTTGGGCGAGAGCTGCGCGTGTGCGACCGGCCATTCGATCCCTAGCGCAGGGTCGTCCCACCTGATCCCCGACTCCGCGGCCGGGTTGTACGGCGCCGTGCAGAAGTACTCGATCTCCGCGATATCGCTGAGGACGGCGAATCCGCGCGCGAAGGTCGCCGGCGCCCAGAACAGGACCGGCTCCTCGCCGGACGCCTCGAGCGACACGTGCTTGCCCAGCGTCGGTGAGCCCGGGCGGATGTCCACGGCGACCACGAATGCCCGGCCCGAGACCACCCGCATCAGCTTGCCCTGGGGGGGATCCCACTGGAAGTGCAGCCCGCGGATGACGCCGCGCTCGGAGCGCGACTGGTTCACCTGCTCGAACCGGGTCGGCAGGCCGAGACCGAGCTCCGCGAACGCGTCGGTCCGGAGCACTTCCGTGAACCAGCCACGGTCGTCGCGGAACAGCTGCGGGCGGACGAAGAGGACCTCGGGAATGGATGTGCGCTCGATGGTGAACGGCATCGCTACATCATCACCAGGCCGCCGTCCACCGCCAGCACCTGGCCGGTGATGT from Armatimonadota bacterium carries:
- the rfbC gene encoding dTDP-4-dehydrorhamnose 3,5-epimerase; this translates as MPFTIERTSIPEVLFVRPQLFRDDRGWFTEVLRTDAFAELGLGLPTRFEQVNQSRSERGVIRGLHFQWDPPQGKLMRVVSGRAFVVAVDIRPGSPTLGKHVSLEASGEEPVLFWAPATFARGFAVLSDIAEIEYFCTAPYNPAAESGIRWDDPALGIEWPVAHAQLSPKDAAAGTLQEWLASAALHAFRPVSAAGDHIEPKAESGTADLRGHD